One segment of Sporanaerobacter acetigenes DSM 13106 DNA contains the following:
- a CDS encoding polyphosphate polymerase domain-containing protein — MKIKFRHEYKTHINLGDYYIIRSKVKQIMKLDKHAKENSQYSIRSIYFDDLNDTALFEKIFGVNRREKFRIRFYNGDTSFIRLEKKMKNNGLTSKLNTRLTKDECIKIISGEIDWLKYSDKELLNELYIKMKNGLYRPKTIVDYIREAYIYPIGNVRVTFDSSIRSGLFSTDIFDERLPTMEVLEPNKLILEVKYDEFLPDIIADIIQTGERKPKAASKYALCRTFG; from the coding sequence ATGAAGATTAAATTTAGACATGAATATAAAACTCATATTAATTTGGGGGATTATTACATTATACGAAGTAAAGTAAAACAAATAATGAAATTAGATAAACATGCAAAGGAAAATAGTCAATATTCTATAAGAAGCATATATTTTGACGACTTAAATGATACTGCATTGTTTGAGAAAATATTTGGAGTAAATCGGAGAGAAAAATTTAGAATTAGATTTTATAATGGAGACACATCCTTTATCCGTTTAGAAAAGAAGATGAAGAACAATGGACTTACTTCAAAATTGAATACTAGACTAACTAAAGATGAATGTATAAAGATTATAAGTGGAGAGATAGATTGGCTAAAATATAGTGATAAAGAGCTATTGAATGAACTTTATATTAAGATGAAAAATGGATTATATAGACCTAAAACCATAGTAGATTATATACGTGAAGCATATATTTATCCAATAGGCAATGTGCGCGTGACTTTTGATAGTTCCATTCGGAGTGGACTTTTTTCAACTGATATATTTGATGAAAGATTACCTACTATGGAAGTTTTAGAACCTAATAAATTAATTTTAGAAGTGAAATATGATGAATTTTTACCAGATATAATAGCTGATATTATTCAAACCGGCGAAAGAAAACCTAAAGCAGCATCCAAATATGCTCTTTGTAGAACTTTTGGATAG
- a CDS encoding sensor histidine kinase yields the protein MTILWLLQIVFLNTYYKSMKTKEIKKIGSALVSEYGKDNFEDIIYSTSFKRGIIIQILNERGELVLPSIGFGEPGPPRVNPMDTSIFIKKLLESEDGEILYTVDNTKLRAPTVIYGAILSAENGEKLYLYINGLLDPIDSTTSVLKNQLIIVTIMSSILAVGLSFIIASKVSKPITQITDAASALAKGDYDVTFEGGDYTEINQLAETLNYATNELSKTEELRRDFIANVSHDLKTPLTLIKSYAEMIRDISGNIPEKRNSHVKVIIDESDRLTELVNDILNLSKLQSGIDQIECNTFDLGKTTESILKKFKILTERYGYTFNFNCDDNTLVIGDEKKIEQTIYNLVSNSVYYTGEDKFVTINIKNLGEYVQFEVEDTGKGIPKEEINLVWDRYYKSGKTHKRAAMGTGLGLSIVKGILMAHNVNFGIDSTVGEGSKFWFQLRTK from the coding sequence ATGACTATATTATGGCTATTACAAATAGTATTTTTAAATACTTATTATAAATCTATGAAGACTAAAGAAATAAAAAAAATTGGAAGTGCACTAGTTTCAGAATATGGCAAAGATAATTTTGAAGATATAATATACAGCACTTCATTTAAAAGAGGAATAATAATTCAAATTTTAAATGAAAGAGGAGAGTTAGTATTGCCATCAATTGGTTTTGGAGAACCTGGACCGCCAAGAGTAAATCCAATGGATACATCAATATTTATTAAAAAGCTTTTAGAAAGTGAAGATGGTGAAATATTATATACTGTTGATAATACAAAGTTAAGAGCACCTACTGTAATTTATGGTGCGATATTAAGTGCAGAAAATGGTGAAAAGCTATATTTATATATAAATGGTCTACTGGATCCTATAGATTCTACAACTTCAGTTTTAAAAAATCAATTAATAATAGTAACTATAATGTCTTCGATATTGGCTGTTGGTCTTTCATTTATCATTGCTTCAAAAGTATCCAAACCCATAACACAAATAACAGATGCTGCTTCAGCTTTAGCTAAGGGAGACTATGACGTTACCTTTGAAGGTGGGGATTATACTGAAATAAATCAATTAGCAGAGACTTTAAACTATGCTACAAATGAGCTTTCAAAGACAGAAGAATTGAGAAGAGATTTTATTGCAAATGTTTCTCATGATTTAAAGACCCCTCTAACATTGATAAAATCTTATGCAGAAATGATACGAGATATTTCTGGTAATATACCTGAAAAACGAAATTCTCATGTAAAGGTTATTATTGATGAGTCAGATAGATTGACTGAATTGGTAAATGACATACTGAATTTATCTAAACTTCAATCAGGAATTGATCAAATAGAATGTAATACCTTTGATCTTGGGAAAACCACTGAGAGTATTCTAAAAAAATTCAAAATTCTTACAGAAAGATATGGTTATACTTTTAATTTTAATTGTGATGATAATACATTAGTAATTGGTGATGAAAAGAAAATTGAACAGACAATTTATAACTTAGTTAGCAATTCAGTATATTATACTGGGGAAGATAAATTTGTGACTATTAATATAAAAAATTTAGGAGAATATGTTCAATTTGAAGTAGAAGATACAGGGAAAGGTATACCTAAAGAAGAAATAAATCTTGTATGGGATAGGTATTATAAATCAGGTAAAACTCATAAGCGTGCAGCAATGGGAACTGGACTGGGTCTTTCCATTGTCAAAGGAATACTAATGGCACATAATGTAAATTTTGGCATAGATAGCACTGTAGGCGAGGGAAGTAAATTTTGGTTTCAACTTAGAACTAAATAA
- a CDS encoding NUDIX domain-containing protein, giving the protein MRIVLIQNGIDCLDYHDVYTKFASLYNLPEFDTEQFIRGKNKSQIFNYANIIVDMISKPINIKENKDMEGNNKRITSRGLLIIQDESGKEKECLALVHRLKLSKTNPEIIDDFFVVPGGGVEEGEKVEETAVREIQEELGIQAETIRLLYTQENETNIHNYFLCKYVDGKFGNGIGPEFTDPEHIKKGGHYIPTLIPLTEIYNTNLVPSELKNALQVDLALTGFNIENIKYRDISKT; this is encoded by the coding sequence TATATACAAAATTTGCTTCATTATATAATTTACCAGAATTTGATACGGAACAGTTTATTAGGGGTAAAAACAAATCACAAATATTTAATTATGCAAATATTATTGTTGATATGATATCAAAGCCAATTAATATAAAGGAGAATAAAGATATGGAAGGTAATAATAAAAGAATAACTTCTAGAGGTTTATTAATTATACAAGATGAAAGTGGAAAAGAAAAAGAATGTTTAGCTTTAGTTCACAGATTAAAACTAAGTAAAACTAATCCAGAAATAATTGATGATTTTTTTGTAGTTCCAGGTGGTGGTGTAGAAGAAGGAGAAAAGGTTGAAGAAACAGCAGTTCGTGAGATACAAGAAGAGTTAGGAATACAAGCGGAAACGATTCGATTATTGTATACTCAAGAAAACGAAACAAATATACATAACTATTTTCTTTGTAAATATGTTGATGGAAAATTTGGAAATGGCATTGGTCCAGAATTCACGGATCCTGAACATATCAAAAAAGGAGGGCATTATATCCCGACACTGATTCCATTAACAGAAATATATAATACAAATTTAGTACCAAGTGAGTTAAAAAATGCTTTACAAGTTGATTTAGCTTTAACAGGATTTAATATAGAGAATATTAAATATAGGGATATATCAAAAACTTAA
- a CDS encoding cation diffusion facilitator family transporter has product MITDFLLKFATKGNTDFSDNVVRGKVGYLAGIVGIIVNLILFIIKLTIGIIVSSIAVLADAFNNLSDAASSIITIVGFKLSSLPPDKEHPYGHGRIEYLSALIVAFMVMLVGFQFIKTSINRIMNPQAVVFEWIPFIILLVSILFKVWLSIFNKKLGDKISSSALKATSTDALGDVFTTSVVAISLLASLFTDIPIDGYIGVLVAIAILYAGFNLVKETINPLIGEAPSEELINSIKNGVLSYEYITGVHDLIIHNYGPGRTMASIHAEFPSNVNVMAIHEVIDKAERELSKKLELHLVIHMDPICMDTKEIVEARNEVEKIIKGNTTIKSMHDFRIVGKGDKKNLIFDIVVDGNKLSKDITEEDIKLDISNAIKKNSPQYNCIITIDKEY; this is encoded by the coding sequence ATGATAACAGATTTTTTATTGAAATTTGCAACAAAGGGAAATACTGATTTTTCGGATAATGTAGTTAGAGGTAAAGTTGGCTATCTAGCTGGAATAGTTGGAATTATAGTCAACTTGATTCTATTTATAATTAAATTGACTATAGGGATTATAGTCTCCTCAATAGCTGTTTTGGCAGATGCATTTAACAATCTATCCGATGCAGCTTCTTCTATTATTACAATTGTAGGATTTAAACTCTCAAGTTTACCACCTGACAAAGAACATCCTTATGGTCATGGCAGAATAGAATACTTATCTGCTTTGATTGTTGCTTTTATGGTCATGTTGGTAGGATTTCAATTTATAAAGACTTCTATCAATCGTATCATGAATCCTCAAGCTGTAGTATTTGAATGGATACCTTTTATCATTTTGTTGGTTTCAATCCTCTTTAAGGTTTGGCTAAGTATATTCAATAAAAAACTGGGAGACAAAATTTCTTCATCTGCTCTTAAAGCTACCTCTACAGATGCTTTAGGTGATGTTTTCACTACCTCTGTAGTAGCAATATCTTTGTTGGCATCCTTATTCACTGATATACCCATTGACGGGTACATAGGAGTTTTAGTAGCTATTGCCATACTCTATGCAGGATTCAATCTAGTAAAAGAAACTATAAATCCTTTGATTGGTGAAGCTCCTAGCGAAGAACTTATAAATTCCATAAAGAATGGCGTACTCTCATATGAATATATAACTGGTGTCCACGACTTAATCATTCACAACTATGGTCCTGGAAGAACTATGGCTTCAATCCATGCAGAATTTCCTTCAAACGTTAATGTAATGGCTATTCATGAAGTAATTGACAAAGCGGAAAGAGAACTCAGTAAAAAACTCGAATTGCATTTGGTGATTCACATGGATCCTATTTGTATGGATACAAAAGAAATTGTAGAAGCTAGAAATGAAGTAGAAAAAATAATCAAAGGCAATACAACAATAAAATCTATGCATGATTTTAGAATAGTTGGAAAAGGAGATAAAAAAAATCTCATATTCGACATTGTGGTAGATGGAAACAAATTGAGTAAAGACATTACAGAGGAAGACATAAAACTTGATATTTCCAATGCCATAAAAAAGAATAGCCCACAATATAACTGCATCATAACAATAGATAAAGAATACTAA
- a CDS encoding winged helix-turn-helix transcriptional regulator produces the protein MSLATFEPFPKNPPISKVFREIGLADELGSGMRNTYKYTKMYSGGEPQFVEGDVFRITIPLSEVATATVGPDIIAPNNGVINGAITLSETEKRMLQFLKTNPRATKPTIAASIGIGAGTVERAIKKLKGLKLLKRVGSNKAGYWKVNC, from the coding sequence TTGAGTCTTGCAACATTTGAGCCGTTCCCGAAGAATCCACCGATATCAAAGGTTTTCCGCGAAATCGGTCTGGCTGACGAACTCGGCTCAGGCATGAGAAACACTTACAAATATACGAAGATGTATTCCGGTGGGGAACCGCAGTTTGTCGAGGGAGATGTGTTCCGCATTACGATCCCGTTGTCTGAAGTTGCGACCGCCACCGTCGGCCCGGACATTATCGCTCCAAACAATGGAGTGATAAATGGAGCGATAACTCTTTCTGAAACGGAAAAAAGAATGCTGCAATTCCTTAAGACGAATCCCCGCGCAACGAAACCGACAATCGCCGCTTCCATTGGAATTGGCGCTGGAACTGTGGAAAGAGCCATCAAAAAGCTAAAGGGACTTAAATTGCTCAAACGTGTAGGCTCCAATAAAGCTGGATACTGGAAAGTGAATTGTTGA
- a CDS encoding MBL fold metallo-hydrolase: MKNKTYVAIVLVLALFIIQAIPAFASDNAKSNKTKLIVDGQEVDVNAFILDGTTYAPLRYMVEQFGGNVEYKDGKVYVNKGKTTEKKAPVKVTTLIENSNASHPELDNEFGISMYIETEDGNILFDTAKTGKFLENAKKLNIDMSKTDYMILSHEHYDHCGGVKPFYENVKPNNCTFCVKDSFFKYPGKYHYQEKPGPKLDFTDGTPGHTAIGIDFDEAYLKGKGVKIEYIDVDEYKLNDQITIFSNFDRNYEKLNTSMQVKTAEGYKTDEFVEEVAIAIDTNKGIVILTGCSHNGIMNIVDTIHRRTGKNIYAVIGRTHLIDADEARIEKTIQYFRDLGVEKVGVSHCTGPKAIEMFQRIAPDMSFVNSTGTVLEFK; encoded by the coding sequence ATGAAAAATAAAACATATGTAGCGATTGTGTTAGTATTAGCTTTATTTATCATTCAAGCTATACCAGCTTTTGCTAGTGACAATGCAAAGTCAAACAAAACTAAACTAATTGTGGATGGACAAGAAGTTGATGTAAATGCTTTCATTCTTGATGGGACAACTTATGCACCTTTACGTTATATGGTTGAACAATTTGGTGGAAATGTAGAATACAAGGATGGAAAGGTTTATGTAAACAAGGGCAAAACTACAGAGAAAAAAGCACCTGTTAAAGTTACAACTTTAATAGAAAATTCCAATGCTTCACATCCTGAATTAGATAATGAATTTGGTATTTCTATGTACATTGAAACAGAAGATGGAAACATCCTATTTGATACAGCTAAAACAGGAAAGTTTCTTGAAAATGCAAAGAAATTAAATATTGATATGAGTAAAACTGATTACATGATTTTAAGCCATGAACATTATGACCACTGTGGTGGCGTGAAGCCTTTTTATGAGAATGTTAAACCAAACAATTGTACTTTTTGTGTAAAGGATAGCTTCTTTAAATATCCAGGCAAATATCATTATCAAGAAAAACCTGGTCCAAAGCTTGATTTTACAGATGGAACTCCAGGACATACTGCTATAGGTATAGATTTTGATGAAGCATATTTAAAGGGAAAAGGTGTAAAAATTGAGTATATTGATGTAGATGAATATAAACTTAATGATCAGATAACTATTTTCTCAAATTTTGATAGAAATTATGAAAAACTAAATACTTCAATGCAAGTTAAAACAGCTGAAGGATATAAAACAGACGAATTTGTAGAAGAGGTAGCAATAGCTATTGATACAAACAAGGGAATTGTTATATTAACAGGATGTTCTCACAATGGGATCATGAATATAGTAGATACTATACATAGGAGAACGGGCAAGAATATATATGCTGTTATAGGTAGAACTCATTTAATAGATGCAGATGAAGCACGAATAGAAAAAACAATTCAATACTTTAGAGATTTAGGAGTTGAAAAAGTAGGAGTATCCCACTGTACAGGGCCAAAAGCAATAGAAATGTTTCAAAGGATAGCTCCAGATATGAGTTTTGTTAATAGTACAGGAACAGTTTTAGAATTTAAATAG
- a CDS encoding transposase family protein, producing the protein MTMKSKLIKDMFPGYLEEINVDTAEDKITIYFNSKRNTCNCPSCNTASSIVSTYFTRKIQDLNIIEKPLFLVIRLAKYRCENPDCSTKIFSENINEFAETKARRTNRLNELLTKFSLTQSAEAAARRCNDINIKVSGDTLLRLSKKYEHLINKEYIQSIGIDDFAFKKTSLWNSYSKFRYWKNN; encoded by the coding sequence ATGACAATGAAATCTAAACTAATCAAAGATATGTTTCCAGGCTATTTGGAGGAAATTAACGTTGATACCGCTGAAGATAAAATAACAATATACTTTAATAGTAAGAGAAACACATGCAACTGCCCATCTTGTAATACAGCATCTTCTATTGTATCTACTTACTTTACTAGAAAGATACAAGATTTAAATATTATAGAGAAACCTTTATTTTTAGTAATTAGACTTGCAAAATATAGATGTGAAAATCCAGATTGTAGTACAAAAATATTTAGTGAAAATATAAATGAATTTGCTGAAACAAAGGCTCGAAGAACCAATAGATTAAATGAATTATTAACTAAATTTTCTTTAACGCAAAGTGCTGAAGCTGCTGCTAGAAGATGTAATGATATAAATATAAAGGTGTCTGGAGATACTCTCTTGAGGCTTTCTAAGAAATATGAACACCTAATTAATAAAGAATATATTCAATCTATTGGAATCGATGATTTTGCCTTTAAAAAAACATCATTATGGAACAGTTATAGTAAATTTAGATACTGGAAAAATAATTGA
- a CDS encoding glucosaminidase domain-containing protein: MKKISWSMIVLLMALWIFGGFSSEVVADSQIKLVLDEKDVTSLGMPIVENDKVLVPIESIAKKLGAKVVLNDKDNTIKIEKNGKLTILKINSHLVLYQNQEKTYDLSDIPTKRINNRVFVSLDLCRNVLGVGVEWDKDNKIVRIDSSKKEDIRPFSDVKILSVETGQTITGKTSLKISLSEDGLNNAKEIKYLLLDPQTAKGFVVARGKDLTATYNWLPDLQEKGERILVAGIYDGNGNFLAGDAILVNLDVVPEVYLTGIEEGKILDDTVSIGTDANFVASYVKYEITNLDTGKKTLSAESDPQGMYKWTPMIKENGNYSFRAIAYDSLDNSYSSETITVKIEVQQKLELGGVSEGQTIDKPVVLSTLRNFDVSETEYVLRDLNTGKEESLKKFGYGNYRWFPEPEYSGPKELLVRVKDTKERTHESEGIKVNVKGEPKILLEGVGPKQVLTKDVQLKITSNVKLDSVDYILIKSNTGQKKIIASKQSPSAICTYTPVQKDAGNWSMKAIGMYDGKKIESEEIPIRVYLGKIYGPKPIIEKDKFMGLASDLAKKSWEKTGMSAALQTAQAILETGWGQSAPVDKYSGKKSLNLFGIKGKGTAGSVTSNTWEVYNGKTFRVDASFRAYNNVGESWADHKDLLLKGDRYELFREVMHNSTEGAWALKRAGYATDPQYALKLMKLIKLYNLQELDKIGI, translated from the coding sequence ATGAAAAAAATAAGTTGGAGCATGATTGTATTGTTGATGGCCTTATGGATATTTGGAGGATTTAGTTCAGAGGTTGTGGCGGATAGCCAAATTAAATTAGTACTAGATGAGAAAGATGTTACTTCGCTGGGAATGCCAATAGTTGAAAATGACAAGGTTCTTGTACCAATTGAGAGTATTGCAAAAAAACTTGGAGCGAAGGTTGTTTTAAATGACAAAGATAATACGATTAAAATTGAGAAAAATGGGAAATTAACTATTTTAAAAATTAACAGTCATTTGGTACTATATCAAAATCAAGAAAAAACTTATGATTTAAGTGATATACCTACCAAACGTATAAATAATCGTGTTTTTGTATCTCTTGATTTATGTAGAAATGTATTAGGGGTAGGAGTTGAGTGGGATAAAGACAATAAAATTGTTCGAATTGATTCCAGCAAAAAAGAAGATATAAGACCGTTTTCTGATGTAAAGATTTTATCTGTAGAAACTGGGCAAACTATAACTGGGAAAACCAGTCTTAAAATTTCACTGTCTGAAGATGGTTTAAATAATGCTAAAGAGATAAAATATCTTCTTTTGGATCCACAAACAGCTAAGGGATTTGTAGTGGCCAGAGGGAAGGATTTAACTGCTACATACAATTGGCTACCTGATTTACAGGAAAAAGGGGAACGAATTCTTGTAGCTGGTATATATGATGGAAATGGAAACTTTTTAGCAGGAGATGCTATCTTGGTAAATTTGGATGTTGTTCCTGAAGTGTATCTAACTGGAATTGAGGAAGGTAAAATACTAGATGATACAGTATCTATTGGTACAGATGCCAATTTTGTAGCTTCTTATGTGAAATATGAAATAACTAATTTAGATACAGGAAAGAAAACTTTATCAGCAGAATCTGATCCACAAGGAATGTATAAATGGACTCCAATGATTAAGGAAAATGGGAATTATTCCTTTAGAGCAATTGCCTATGACAGTCTTGACAATTCATATAGTAGCGAAACAATAACTGTAAAAATTGAAGTTCAACAAAAATTAGAATTAGGAGGAGTATCTGAAGGGCAAACCATAGATAAGCCGGTTGTATTGTCAACTCTAAGAAATTTTGATGTCAGTGAAACTGAATACGTTTTAAGAGATTTAAATACAGGCAAAGAAGAAAGTTTAAAGAAATTTGGCTATGGAAATTACAGATGGTTTCCAGAACCTGAATACTCAGGTCCTAAAGAGCTTTTAGTTAGAGTTAAGGATACTAAAGAAAGAACTCATGAAAGTGAAGGTATAAAGGTCAATGTAAAGGGAGAACCCAAAATACTTTTAGAAGGGGTAGGTCCAAAACAAGTTCTGACAAAAGATGTTCAGTTAAAAATTACAAGCAATGTGAAATTGGATAGTGTAGATTATATTCTCATCAAATCAAATACAGGTCAAAAAAAGATTATTGCTTCAAAGCAAAGTCCTTCAGCCATTTGTACTTATACTCCAGTTCAAAAAGATGCAGGAAATTGGAGCATGAAGGCCATAGGAATGTATGATGGGAAAAAGATTGAAAGTGAAGAAATCCCTATTAGAGTGTATTTAGGTAAAATATATGGTCCTAAACCTATAATTGAAAAGGATAAATTTATGGGTCTTGCATCTGACTTAGCGAAAAAATCTTGGGAAAAGACAGGAATGTCAGCTGCACTACAGACAGCTCAAGCTATTCTTGAAACAGGTTGGGGGCAAAGTGCTCCTGTAGATAAATACAGTGGGAAAAAATCTTTAAATCTCTTTGGAATAAAGGGCAAGGGAACAGCAGGTTCTGTCACATCAAATACATGGGAAGTATATAATGGGAAAACTTTTCGTGTTGATGCAAGCTTTAGAGCCTACAATAATGTAGGTGAAAGCTGGGCAGATCATAAGGATTTGTTGCTTAAGGGAGATAGATATGAGCTTTTTAGAGAAGTAATGCACAATTCTACAGAAGGGGCTTGGGCATTAAAAAGAGCAGGATATGCAACAGATCCCCAGTATGCATTGAAATTAATGAAATTGATAAAATTATACAATTTGCAAGAACTCGACAAGATAGGAATTTAA
- a CDS encoding sugar phosphate isomerase/epimerase family protein, with product MTIKFGMPTLIGKRSILGNVFLCKELGLDFIELNMNLPYCMPNSNTSYELLKIRKEYGIEFTLHFPEDIDFGCFYEEIRQANIRLFKNIATWGAEFGVKKINIHLNPGIYFTLPDEKIFVYEKNSELFMENLIDSLSQIVQIAKPLGILVCIENMQIKGFVEETFKKLASVPDVYFTWDVGHDAMWGYKIEKIYTKYPHKVKHMHLHDYNGKSDHQPLFTGEIPLEERLRFAYENNLTVVIETKTESVLKQSVELLRLKHL from the coding sequence TTGACAATTAAATTTGGAATGCCTACATTGATAGGAAAAAGGAGTATTTTAGGAAATGTTTTTTTGTGCAAGGAACTTGGATTGGATTTTATTGAGCTTAATATGAATTTGCCTTATTGTATGCCTAATAGCAATACATCTTATGAATTGTTGAAAATTCGAAAAGAATATGGTATAGAATTTACTTTACATTTTCCTGAAGATATTGATTTTGGCTGTTTTTATGAAGAAATAAGGCAGGCAAATATTAGATTATTTAAAAATATTGCTACATGGGGAGCTGAGTTTGGAGTTAAAAAAATAAATATTCATTTGAATCCGGGAATATATTTTACATTGCCAGATGAAAAAATATTTGTATATGAAAAAAATAGTGAATTATTTATGGAAAACCTTATAGATTCCTTAAGTCAAATAGTCCAAATTGCAAAACCCTTAGGAATATTAGTGTGCATTGAAAATATGCAAATAAAAGGATTTGTTGAAGAGACTTTTAAAAAATTAGCTAGTGTACCGGATGTTTATTTTACATGGGATGTAGGGCATGATGCTATGTGGGGATACAAAATAGAAAAGATATACACAAAATATCCACACAAAGTTAAGCATATGCATCTACATGATTATAATGGGAAAAGTGATCATCAGCCACTTTTTACAGGAGAAATTCCATTGGAGGAAAGATTAAGATTTGCTTACGAAAATAATTTGACTGTAGTCATAGAAACTAAAACTGAATCAGTTTTGAAGCAATCAGTGGAATTATTGCGTCTAAAGCATTTATAG
- a CDS encoding transposase, translating into MILPLKKHHYGTVIVNLDTGKIIDILDTRDPDEIQKALSEYPNLHTISRDRGYSYKVVSKECDHIADRFHLIMNLSEAISKEIKSKIPMYINITKERNEIISIDSKDVKIEYTDKQKEKQKLILEIKKESAKGKSDRSIAKEYGIDRRTVAKYINVTDVEGSSVYNTSNRNYSYLDSYKDEITKLYSLNQNASEVYRILKGREISLTYSNLKHYISKIKDSDMIKENNGIKCQGIEKISRSQVIKYIFNWKYNEEITIYIDEILEIYPLLKLYKMFYQRFREYLINLNTLCFVNLINSKYEDSCINKFIAPLKTDLEAVINAASYGISNGITEGSVNKIKQIKRDMYGRASYELLRKKVIYQSLFS; encoded by the coding sequence ATGATTTTGCCTTTAAAAAAACATCATTATGGAACAGTTATAGTAAATTTAGATACTGGAAAAATAATTGATATATTAGATACTAGAGATCCAGATGAAATCCAGAAAGCATTATCTGAATATCCAAATCTCCACACTATTTCCAGAGATAGAGGTTATTCTTATAAAGTAGTATCTAAGGAATGTGATCATATAGCAGATAGATTTCATTTGATTATGAATTTAAGTGAAGCCATATCAAAAGAAATAAAAAGTAAAATCCCTATGTATATTAATATCACCAAAGAACGAAATGAGATAATAAGCATAGATAGCAAAGATGTTAAGATAGAATACACAGATAAGCAGAAGGAAAAACAAAAATTAATATTAGAAATAAAAAAGGAATCCGCTAAAGGAAAATCTGATAGAAGTATTGCAAAGGAGTATGGGATAGATAGAAGGACAGTAGCAAAATATATTAATGTTACTGATGTAGAAGGTTCCAGTGTTTATAATACTAGCAACAGAAATTATAGTTATCTTGACTCCTATAAAGATGAGATAACGAAATTGTATTCTCTTAACCAAAATGCTTCTGAGGTCTATAGGATCCTTAAAGGAAGAGAAATAAGTCTAACATATTCAAATCTTAAACATTATATCTCAAAAATAAAAGATTCTGATATGATAAAAGAAAACAATGGGATTAAATGTCAAGGGATTGAGAAAATAAGTAGAAGTCAGGTCATTAAATATATATTTAATTGGAAGTACAATGAGGAGATAACTATTTACATTGATGAAATACTTGAAATATATCCATTATTAAAGCTATATAAAATGTTTTATCAAAGGTTTAGAGAATATTTAATAAACCTAAACACCCTATGCTTTGTAAATTTAATAAATTCTAAATATGAAGATAGCTGTATAAATAAATTTATAGCACCTTTGAAAACAGATTTGGAAGCGGTAATAAATGCAGCATCATATGGGATAAGCAATGGTATAACTGAAGGAAGTGTAAACAAGATTAAACAAATAAAAAGGGATATGTATGGTAGAGCAAGCTATGAGCTATTAAGAAAGAAAGTCATATATCAATCCTTATTTTCTTGA
- a CDS encoding response regulator transcription factor gives MFKILVVDDEEKIREVISEYAEFEGNTVVQARDGMEAINLCRKEDFDVIIMDIMMPKLDGFSAYKEIRKMKDIPVLMLSARGEEYDKLFGFEIGIDDYVVKPFSPKEVMARLNVIVSRNSGKKIDPKLKFNGLEINIAGRNVCVDGVEIEMTPKEYDLLFYLVKNKNVALSREQILNEVWGYDFFGDDRTVDTHIKMIRNSLGKYRDYIVTLRGFGYKFEYRE, from the coding sequence ATGTTCAAAATTTTAGTTGTAGATGATGAAGAAAAGATTCGCGAAGTTATTAGTGAATATGCTGAATTTGAAGGAAATACAGTAGTTCAAGCAAGAGACGGTATGGAAGCAATAAATTTATGCAGAAAAGAAGATTTTGATGTTATTATAATGGATATTATGATGCCAAAACTTGATGGTTTTTCTGCCTATAAAGAGATACGAAAGATGAAAGATATACCAGTACTTATGCTTTCTGCTAGAGGAGAAGAATACGATAAGCTTTTTGGTTTTGAAATAGGAATTGATGATTATGTAGTTAAACCTTTTTCTCCTAAAGAGGTAATGGCTAGATTAAATGTGATAGTTAGTAGAAATTCCGGTAAAAAGATTGACCCAAAACTCAAATTTAATGGTTTGGAAATTAATATAGCAGGTAGAAATGTTTGTGTAGATGGAGTAGAGATAGAGATGACCCCTAAGGAATATGATTTGTTATTTTATCTAGTAAAAAATAAAAATGTTGCACTTTCAAGAGAGCAAATTTTGAATGAAGTTTGGGGATATGATTTTTTTGGTGATGATAGGACTGTTGATACACATATAAAAATGATTAGAAATAGTCTTGGAAAATATAGAGATTATATTGTAACTTTACGTGGGTTTGGATATAAGTTCGAATATAGAGAATAA